The following are from one region of the Cytobacillus firmus genome:
- the argH gene encoding argininosuccinate lyase: protein MKKLWGGRFTKSAEEWVDEFGASISFDQELVMEDIQGSMAHVSMLSKTGIITEKEAEKIKTGLQQLKEKAEKDELDYSVKLEDIHLNLESHLTELTGPVGGKLHTARSRNDQVATDMHLYLRKQVEQIVLLIQEMQEELIIQAENNVETIMPGYTHLQRAQPISFGHHLMAYFWMLERDKERFTESLKRINVSPLGAGALAGTTFPIDREYTAELLGFEGIYENSLDAVSDRDFILEFLSSSSILMMHLSRLSEEFILWSSQEFQFIELDDSFATGSSIMPQKKNPDMAELIRGKTGRVYGNLMGLLTVLKGLPLAYNKDMQEDKEGMFDTVKTVTGSLKIFAGMIRTMKVKTGQMEKATKNDFSNATELADYLSDKGIPFREAHEIVGKLVLVCVQKGCFLGDLPLNDFKDAHTLFEEDIYEVLDPYTAVKRRNSAGGTGFKQVSLAIEKAKEYVSSKEFANK, encoded by the coding sequence GTGAAAAAGCTATGGGGAGGCAGATTTACAAAATCTGCTGAAGAATGGGTAGATGAATTCGGAGCATCGATTTCGTTTGACCAGGAATTGGTTATGGAAGATATCCAAGGAAGCATGGCCCACGTTTCCATGCTTTCTAAAACAGGAATTATTACTGAGAAAGAAGCAGAAAAAATCAAAACAGGCCTTCAGCAGCTAAAAGAAAAAGCTGAAAAGGATGAGCTGGATTACTCAGTAAAGCTTGAAGATATTCATTTAAATCTCGAGAGCCATTTGACTGAACTGACGGGACCTGTCGGCGGCAAACTTCATACAGCAAGAAGCAGAAATGACCAGGTGGCAACAGACATGCATTTATATCTGCGCAAGCAGGTGGAGCAGATTGTTTTATTGATTCAGGAAATGCAGGAGGAGTTAATCATCCAGGCTGAAAATAATGTGGAAACCATCATGCCGGGCTATACGCATCTGCAGCGTGCACAGCCGATCTCTTTCGGCCACCATCTGATGGCATATTTCTGGATGCTTGAGAGAGACAAAGAGCGCTTTACTGAAAGTCTAAAGAGAATTAACGTATCACCTCTTGGGGCTGGGGCGCTGGCTGGCACAACTTTCCCGATTGACCGTGAGTATACGGCTGAGCTTCTCGGATTTGAAGGCATTTATGAGAACAGCCTGGATGCTGTCAGCGACAGAGACTTTATATTGGAGTTCCTGTCTTCAAGCTCCATCCTGATGATGCATCTGTCACGTTTAAGTGAAGAATTCATCCTTTGGTCAAGCCAGGAATTTCAATTCATTGAACTCGATGACAGCTTTGCAACAGGCTCAAGCATCATGCCGCAGAAGAAGAACCCCGACATGGCGGAGCTCATACGCGGTAAAACGGGACGTGTCTACGGAAACCTCATGGGTCTCTTGACGGTATTGAAAGGACTTCCCCTTGCCTATAACAAAGATATGCAGGAAGATAAGGAAGGGATGTTTGATACTGTAAAGACAGTCACAGGTTCACTTAAAATCTTTGCGGGGATGATCCGCACTATGAAGGTTAAAACCGGGCAGATGGAAAAAGCGACTAAAAATGATTTTTCCAATGCTACTGAACTGGCGGATTATCTCTCTGATAAAGGCATTCCATTCAGAGAAGCACATGAGATTGTCGGGAAACTGGTCCTTGTTTGTGTTCAAAAGGGATGCTTCCTTGGAGATTTACCGCTAAATGATTTCAAGGACGCTCATACATTGTTCGAAGAAGATATTTATGAAGTACTGGATCCATATACAGCTGTCAAAAGAAGAAATAGTGCAGGCGGAACAGGATTCAAACAAGTAAGCCTCGCGATTGAAAAAGCGAAGGAATACGTCAGCAGTAAAGAGTTTGCCAATAAATAA
- a CDS encoding universal stress protein gives MGMKYKNILVAVDGSTEAEWAFKKAIEIAKRNNASLVLAHIIDTRTFATVEAYDRTIAERADRFATELMEKYKRTAMDAGIENVTYEVDYGSPKVKVPKDIARKHNVDLIICGATGMNAVERFIIGSVSEHITRYARCDVLVVRTDKEEE, from the coding sequence ATAAAAATATTTTAGTCGCTGTAGATGGTTCAACTGAAGCAGAATGGGCTTTTAAAAAGGCAATTGAAATTGCCAAGCGCAATAACGCTTCTCTGGTATTGGCACATATCATTGATACCCGCACGTTTGCCACTGTTGAAGCCTATGACCGCACGATTGCCGAAAGAGCTGACCGTTTCGCAACAGAATTAATGGAAAAATACAAAAGAACGGCTATGGATGCAGGCATCGAGAATGTAACATATGAAGTTGACTATGGTTCTCCTAAAGTGAAGGTTCCAAAGGATATTGCCAGAAAGCACAATGTTGACCTGATCATTTGCGGGGCAACAGGCATGAACGCGGTTGAACGTTTCATCATCGGCAGTGTATCTGAACATATTACCCGCTATGCCCGCTGTGATGTCCTCGTAGTCAGAACGGATAAAGAAGAAGAATAG